From a single Elusimicrobiota bacterium genomic region:
- a CDS encoding MoxR family ATPase, which yields MKQEMPRKILALSLTLCLACPAPGSAAGFLSWRGQSASIGEVLTMLGRSKTSEGAAQSALVLEETLTGGPRGSSPDLAIPRIAAATSRELPKFSLLRAKPLEARRTSPRLAHPPLCSVGKGFLRAAYSTPALVFGGLLAMGILALNAAGLLPDLGLGAGAVFAAAGILGASSARELPGEGDDDLKAAHETIQRIRAEVGRAIIGQQELVDSLIMAVVLREHVLAEGVPGVGKTAAIKALAKAVRASFNRIQGTPDLQPADITGSEILQENPDTGRRGMDFRPGPIFAEFVLFDEGNRATPRAQSALLEAMQERQVTAGGRTYPLPLISVLSTQNPIEEKGINPPSEAQIDRFMFWVMVPQPGREELGRIVKLNESPGSLPEVGPVASLEELDKIRGLSERVKVDQALEEYILSLIYAFESKEIKPLLKHYFYTRAAIHIRRAARLQALFQGRGFVLPEDIEAVAHRALRHRMALTYEAAIVHTPDSLIDLALGMVRIP from the coding sequence ATGAAACAAGAGATGCCGCGCAAAATCCTTGCCTTGTCCTTGACTCTCTGCTTGGCCTGCCCCGCTCCCGGATCTGCCGCCGGATTTCTCTCTTGGAGAGGCCAATCCGCCTCCATAGGAGAAGTCTTGACCATGCTTGGGCGCTCCAAGACCTCTGAAGGCGCCGCGCAGAGCGCCCTCGTTCTTGAGGAAACCTTGACGGGCGGGCCTCGGGGAAGTTCTCCCGATTTGGCGATTCCTCGAATCGCGGCAGCCACCTCGCGGGAACTTCCAAAATTCTCCCTTCTGAGGGCGAAGCCTCTTGAAGCGCGAAGGACATCTCCACGACTCGCTCATCCGCCGCTCTGCTCCGTGGGGAAAGGCTTTCTACGCGCCGCCTACTCCACCCCGGCCTTGGTATTCGGAGGGCTGCTCGCCATGGGCATTTTAGCCTTGAACGCCGCGGGGCTCCTGCCGGATCTCGGCCTAGGCGCGGGTGCGGTCTTCGCGGCGGCTGGCATTCTGGGCGCTTCCTCCGCGAGGGAATTGCCCGGCGAGGGGGATGATGATCTGAAGGCCGCGCATGAGACCATTCAGAGGATCCGCGCCGAGGTGGGGCGCGCCATCATCGGCCAACAGGAGCTCGTGGACTCCCTCATCATGGCCGTGGTCCTGCGCGAGCACGTGCTGGCCGAGGGAGTTCCCGGCGTGGGCAAAACCGCGGCGATCAAGGCCTTGGCCAAGGCGGTGAGGGCTTCCTTCAATCGCATCCAGGGAACCCCCGACCTTCAGCCGGCCGACATAACGGGTTCGGAGATACTGCAGGAGAATCCCGACACCGGCAGGAGGGGCATGGATTTCAGGCCAGGCCCGATTTTCGCCGAGTTCGTGCTCTTCGACGAGGGCAACCGAGCCACGCCGAGAGCCCAGTCCGCGCTCTTGGAAGCCATGCAGGAAAGGCAGGTGACCGCGGGGGGAAGGACTTATCCCTTGCCCTTGATTTCCGTTCTCTCCACGCAGAACCCAATCGAGGAGAAGGGCATCAACCCTCCTTCCGAGGCCCAGATAGACCGCTTCATGTTCTGGGTCATGGTGCCCCAGCCGGGCCGGGAGGAGCTGGGCCGGATCGTCAAGCTCAACGAATCGCCCGGGTCTCTGCCGGAGGTCGGGCCGGTGGCGAGCTTGGAGGAGCTCGACAAGATCCGCGGGCTTTCCGAGCGCGTGAAAGTGGACCAGGCCCTGGAGGAGTATATCCTGTCCCTCATTTATGCTTTCGAGAGTAAAGAGATCAAACCCCTCCTGAAGCACTACTTTTACACCCGGGCGGCCATCCACATCAGGCGCGCCGCGCGTCTTCAGGCCCTGTTCCAGGGGCGGGGCTTCGTCCTGCCCGAGGACATCGAGGCCGTGGCGCACCGGGCGCTCCGGCACCGCATGGCCTTGACCTACGAGGCCGCGATCGTTCACACTCCCGACAGCCTCATAGACCTGGCGCTTGGAATGGTCCGGATTCCGTGA
- a CDS encoding trypsin-like peptidase domain-containing protein, with protein MAESRQFPMRLISLLLSASLLLASFPPEALSAAPRAARPGPRLQKLVAALAARLPVRLLALRAKDAARAIELDKDQGAQVFEAESSTQGLTLPPSFPAAPALRLELSKPLAKPKPSARRDRNGGPPHLELSRPRQALYGLQWGINLAGLGALAQVCVEALCRLYHWPLAVPSQFLDALGRAELMAFLGPADTSRILETHPWLFFLAGIPALAALEEVLFRGVEFGLAFYALAALGPLSNKASRVLEALPELFSWGPLARNALALATFLSRKAFPLAAGLSALGFTAAHFPRWGVEPVFMAQHLILGLALAHAAYRTRSLIAPIAAHAAYNAISLLPLDPALKQLIGIGALAHLYYFTRASQKAGAPGLARKVLAAAFFGLLAFSAPRFAAPALAPAAPAPRVASTAQPATLAPKPTSPAPRPILTDEAAIASAKPSVLRIITDEGIGSGVIITAEGLVLTNAHVAAAAGRGGQVQVDFTDGRQMKGLVLDINPDKDIALIQLPARLGGWALLPLAEPASLAEGQKVLALGYPQFQPFSASAGIISGIGERSNGHVSYVQTDAAVNHGNSGGPLINNKGEIVGLNTMGIAGAEGLNMAISSEDLARALAQYGKLGHLRSPWLGIVLDRGGDTAQDKGLAVEAVRPGSPAARAGIESGDVLLGTDFEALEQALSRLQPGEKLSLRIARQGAIFEKEAVLGER; from the coding sequence ATGGCGGAGTCGCGTCAATTTCCAATGAGGCTGATTTCCCTGCTCCTGTCCGCGTCCTTGCTTCTAGCCTCTTTCCCGCCTGAAGCGCTTTCCGCCGCGCCGCGCGCGGCGCGGCCGGGGCCGAGGCTCCAGAAATTAGTCGCGGCCCTGGCCGCGCGGCTTCCAGTACGGCTCTTGGCCTTGCGCGCCAAAGACGCGGCCCGCGCAATAGAGCTCGACAAGGACCAAGGGGCCCAAGTCTTCGAGGCCGAGAGCTCAACGCAAGGCCTCACGCTCCCGCCGTCCTTTCCGGCCGCCCCGGCGCTGAGGCTGGAGCTCTCCAAACCGCTTGCAAAGCCCAAGCCCTCGGCCCGCCGCGACCGCAACGGCGGGCCGCCTCACCTCGAGCTGAGCCGCCCGAGGCAGGCCCTCTACGGACTCCAATGGGGGATCAACCTCGCGGGCTTGGGGGCCCTGGCCCAGGTCTGCGTGGAAGCCCTCTGCCGTCTCTATCATTGGCCGCTCGCCGTCCCGTCCCAATTCTTGGACGCCCTCGGCCGCGCCGAGCTCATGGCTTTCCTGGGGCCGGCGGATACCTCCCGCATCCTCGAAACGCACCCTTGGCTCTTCTTCTTGGCTGGGATCCCGGCCCTGGCGGCCCTCGAGGAAGTCCTCTTTCGGGGCGTCGAATTCGGGCTCGCCTTCTACGCATTGGCGGCGCTCGGACCGCTCTCCAACAAGGCCTCCCGCGTTCTCGAAGCCTTGCCGGAGCTCTTCAGCTGGGGGCCTTTGGCAAGGAATGCCCTCGCCCTGGCGACCTTCCTGTCAAGGAAGGCCTTCCCCTTGGCGGCCGGTCTTTCCGCCCTGGGATTCACGGCGGCTCATTTCCCTCGCTGGGGAGTAGAACCCGTGTTTATGGCCCAGCATCTTATCCTAGGCCTGGCCTTGGCGCATGCCGCCTACCGCACCAGGAGCCTCATCGCCCCGATCGCGGCCCACGCGGCCTACAACGCTATATCCCTCCTCCCGCTGGATCCGGCCTTGAAGCAGCTCATAGGCATCGGGGCCTTGGCCCATCTCTATTATTTTACCCGCGCGAGCCAAAAGGCCGGCGCCCCGGGATTGGCCCGCAAGGTTTTAGCCGCGGCCTTCTTCGGGCTTCTCGCTTTCTCGGCCCCTCGATTCGCCGCACCCGCACTCGCGCCCGCGGCTCCGGCCCCGCGCGTAGCTAGCACCGCTCAGCCCGCAACGCTAGCTCCTAAACCGACCTCACCAGCGCCGAGGCCTATCCTCACGGACGAGGCGGCCATAGCCTCGGCCAAGCCCTCCGTGCTTCGCATAATCACTGACGAGGGGATCGGCTCGGGCGTCATTATTACCGCGGAAGGCCTCGTCCTCACCAACGCCCACGTAGCCGCGGCCGCAGGCCGAGGCGGACAAGTCCAGGTAGACTTTACCGACGGCCGGCAAATGAAGGGGCTCGTCCTAGACATCAACCCGGACAAAGATATCGCGTTGATTCAGCTCCCGGCCCGCCTCGGGGGCTGGGCCTTGCTTCCCCTGGCCGAGCCCGCGTCCTTGGCCGAAGGGCAGAAAGTCCTGGCCTTGGGTTACCCTCAATTCCAGCCCTTTTCGGCGAGCGCGGGAATCATCAGCGGCATCGGGGAGCGAAGCAACGGCCACGTAAGCTATGTCCAGACCGACGCGGCCGTCAACCACGGCAATTCCGGCGGCCCTCTCATCAACAACAAAGGAGAGATCGTCGGCCTCAACACCATGGGCATAGCCGGCGCCGAAGGCCTCAACATGGCCATTTCCTCGGAGGACTTGGCAAGGGCCCTGGCGCAATATGGGAAGCTCGGCCATCTGCGCTCCCCTTGGCTCGGCATCGTATTGGACCGCGGCGGTGACACGGCCCAGGACAAGGGCCTCGCCGTGGAGGCGGTCCGGCCCGGCTCGCCCGCGGCCCGGGCCGGGATAGAGTCCGGGGATGTCCTCCTCGGAACGGATTTCGAGGCTCTCGAGCAGGCCTTGAGCCGTCTCCAGCCGGGAGAGAAGTTGTCCCTCAGGATCGCCCGTCAAGGCGCAATTTTTGAAAAGGAAGCCGTTCTGGGAGAGCGGTGA